A window from Kovacikia minuta CCNUW1 encodes these proteins:
- a CDS encoding MotA/TolQ/ExbB proton channel family protein: MQKLGEILISAGIVAIPLLAFSIVSIALIIERTIFWYRINQRQEKVVKEVLAMYRQDPSLALEKLERHVDLPMARIFLEALSLEDAEPEELALAIDGATQAEVPILKRFNNVFDTIVTLSPLLGLLGTVLGLIRSFASLNLGDIGGGNATGVTSGISEALVSTAFGLIVAVTTLFFANTFRGFYLRQLAMIQEHSAELELLHRRRYKNKLEISYATTRDR; encoded by the coding sequence ATGCAAAAACTGGGTGAAATTCTAATCTCAGCAGGGATTGTGGCGATTCCCCTGCTTGCGTTTTCAATTGTTTCGATCGCCTTGATTATTGAACGTACTATCTTCTGGTACCGCATTAACCAGCGTCAGGAAAAGGTGGTCAAGGAAGTTTTAGCCATGTATCGGCAAGATCCTTCCCTGGCATTAGAAAAGCTGGAACGCCATGTGGATTTGCCGATGGCGCGAATTTTTTTGGAAGCCCTGTCCCTTGAAGATGCCGAACCGGAAGAGCTGGCACTGGCGATCGATGGCGCAACTCAGGCAGAGGTTCCCATTCTCAAACGGTTTAATAATGTGTTTGATACGATCGTCACCCTCTCGCCCTTGCTAGGCTTACTGGGAACGGTTTTGGGTCTGATCCGTTCCTTTGCGTCACTTAATTTAGGCGATATTGGCGGCGGCAATGCAACTGGAGTTACCAGTGGCATCAGTGAAGCGCTGGTTTCAACCGCATTTGGCTTGATCGTTGCCGTGACGACCTTGTTTTTTGCAAATACGTTCCGAGGCTTTTACCTGCGCCAACTGGCTATGATTCAGGAACATTCGGCAGAGCTGGAGCTGTTGCACCGTCGGCGTTACAAAAACAAATTGGAGATTTCCTATGCGACGACGCGCGATCGATGA
- a CDS encoding ExbD/TolR family protein produces the protein MRRRAIDEPEVTPQINIVPMIDVIFAILTFFIMSTLFLGRFEGLTVNLPKAQSAKAQKTIRATVTLDKQGSLYLNKSPTQVESLANSVRQLNEPGKDLVVVLNADGSVTHDRVVAVMDQIRQVEGAKMAIATKRQ, from the coding sequence ATGCGACGACGCGCGATCGATGAACCCGAAGTTACTCCCCAAATTAACATTGTGCCAATGATTGACGTGATCTTTGCCATCCTCACGTTTTTCATTATGTCCACCTTGTTTCTGGGACGGTTTGAAGGGTTGACGGTTAATTTACCCAAAGCCCAATCTGCTAAAGCCCAAAAGACCATTCGAGCAACCGTTACACTCGACAAACAGGGCAGCCTTTATTTGAATAAGTCGCCAACTCAGGTGGAATCATTGGCAAACTCGGTGCGGCAATTGAACGAACCGGGTAAAGATCTGGTTGTGGTGCTCAACGCCGACGGTTCTGTTACGCACGATCGCGTTGTTGCCGTGATGGATCAAATCCGTCAGGTAGAAGGGGCGAAAATGGCGATCGCCACGAAGCGGCAGTAA
- a CDS encoding energy transducer TonB family protein — translation MNSSESVVRQRQKEGKALKIFLVSSLLGSLALHAVAMTFKVGNFWSYLPTAPEEEEMELVVEAAPPEEPVPEEVTAEVEPPPDVPEEVTYATEVAPPPPLAPESPIPLEKGEDAPSDKPATSPEAAQPMTNNAGDTGLKVGGGPIFKPFGLGSGFGNANRPTGFNPLGKPDGDPNGKPGGVPGGKPDATATRTAPPAKPKKPVCVSCPQPKYRGTEAVPVVDIDTQPDGSVKVRLRKSSGDPATDRETLETISKWRFDPQTIPEGGTRLRRRVTYEERGSEFQRQNEERRRREADRRQEAERRAEQEQQRRAEEERKRTPATATDTPEKPAPSTPSTTPISPTSPAPEQPAAPPPEPAPAPALEAAPPPVAAPAPAEPPTLSRTRSGSRRGTASRTCGGSAPSLFGELKVKKEEGRGQERGFRDLALFSINLEKPGF, via the coding sequence ATGAACTCCTCAGAAAGCGTCGTTCGACAGCGGCAAAAAGAAGGAAAAGCCCTGAAGATTTTCCTGGTTAGTAGTTTGCTTGGCTCCCTTGCCTTGCATGCAGTAGCCATGACGTTCAAAGTGGGAAACTTCTGGAGCTATCTACCGACTGCACCGGAGGAGGAAGAAATGGAATTGGTGGTAGAGGCGGCACCGCCAGAGGAACCTGTGCCTGAAGAAGTGACAGCGGAAGTTGAGCCGCCCCCCGATGTTCCGGAGGAAGTAACCTACGCAACCGAGGTTGCACCACCACCGCCCCTGGCTCCCGAAAGCCCGATTCCGCTGGAGAAAGGCGAAGATGCCCCCAGTGATAAGCCTGCAACTTCTCCGGAAGCCGCCCAACCCATGACCAACAATGCAGGCGATACAGGCTTAAAGGTGGGCGGTGGTCCCATCTTCAAACCGTTTGGGTTGGGAAGTGGATTTGGCAACGCAAACCGACCAACGGGATTTAACCCTCTGGGGAAACCGGATGGTGATCCAAACGGTAAGCCGGGTGGCGTTCCTGGTGGCAAACCGGATGCGACGGCGACGCGTACTGCCCCTCCTGCAAAACCCAAAAAGCCTGTCTGCGTCAGTTGCCCGCAGCCGAAGTATCGTGGGACTGAAGCAGTGCCTGTCGTTGATATTGACACACAACCTGACGGCAGCGTGAAAGTGCGTTTACGAAAATCAAGTGGAGATCCCGCAACCGATCGTGAAACACTAGAAACGATCAGCAAGTGGCGATTTGATCCCCAAACTATTCCCGAAGGTGGAACTCGACTTCGAAGGAGAGTTACCTATGAGGAAAGAGGTTCTGAATTTCAGAGACAAAATGAGGAGCGGCGCAGGCGAGAAGCAGATCGACGACAGGAGGCAGAACGGCGGGCAGAACAGGAACAGCAACGACGAGCTGAGGAAGAACGCAAACGAACTCCCGCCACTGCCACCGACACCCCGGAAAAACCAGCTCCCTCAACTCCCTCTACCACCCCCATCTCCCCCACCTCTCCTGCTCCAGAGCAACCCGCTGCCCCTCCACCTGAACCCGCTCCTGCCCCAGCGCTGGAAGCTGCCCCTCCACCCGTTGCAGCTCCCGCTCCAGCAGAACCCCCCACCCTTAGCAGAACCCGCTCCGGCTCCCGTCGAGGCACCGCCTCCCGCACCTGCGGAGGCTCCGCCCCCAGCCTCTTCGGAGAATTGAAGGTGAAGAAGGAAGAAGGCAGAGGGCAGGAAAGGGGGTTCCGAGATCTTGCATTATTCTCAATAAATCTTGAGAAACCAGGTTTCTGA
- a CDS encoding TonB-dependent siderophore receptor — MSRWFRWAIAGGDRFLMAISLAGCKEIFVSKWHLRLGMVAVGAIFVGSLPQPDSAEIAQAEEPPRKRNWQNVTTTELPRIKDLKRSAKTLKDWLAQMQEPAVEAPIQVTGVQLNRTEFGLEIGLETEAGKPLQIDATKFRVEGNSLVADIPNAVLALPNVQEFNADKPTGEIANVRVRQMDATRIRVTVTGNHALPTEEVSLKTGELTYSLNPEGEVPEEELVVTGTGQRGYFIPDATTATRTDTPLRDIPQSIQVVPRQVIEDQKILRISDAVRNVSGVTPQGGYSGLTDNYNIRGFTTYDNLRDGYYAQDNLVNPTNIERIEVLKGPASVLYGQFEPGGVVNYVTKKPLSEPYYFAEFTAGSFSTYRPSIDLSGPLNTDKTLLYRLNAAYESSGSFIDFVDQKQFSIAPSLTYKIGDATSLTLQYEYLNADRTYYDGLPPDPSVFKAPISRFLGEPGDRFKFESHTIFLALNHRFNENLRLRSAFTTELRDTEEPGEFRPNSIAADGRTVLRRYAAGPGYYRNDALQNDLISNFNTGAIQHQLLLGLEWNQYTYGYDYLRSSVDLTPSIDLFNPVYGASPPPIFDEASQRDRFHRTTIGLYAQDQITLLPNLKLLVGGRYDFIHRKNRSQPLDASGNDPIGDATEERLYNGAFSPRVGIVYQPIPPISLYASYSRSFNPSGSRTVDGSLLPPERGTQYEVGIRGETLNGKLSATLSAYEIIKANVATVDTNNTDFSIAAGEVKSRGIEFDVVGEILPGWNVIASAFVNDAFVSRDNSLPVGDRLVNAPSQGASLWTTYEIQRGSLKGLGFGAGVFFVGDREAELPNTFEIPSYVRADSAVYYKRDRWKVGLNFKNLTSTQYYESQGYYLRPGAPFSVLGTVSVNF; from the coding sequence GTGAGCCGCTGGTTTCGATGGGCGATCGCTGGAGGGGACAGATTTTTAATGGCAATTAGCCTGGCTGGATGTAAGGAGATATTTGTGAGTAAGTGGCATTTAAGGTTAGGCATGGTGGCTGTGGGTGCAATTTTTGTGGGAAGCTTGCCGCAGCCAGACAGTGCAGAAATTGCGCAAGCAGAGGAACCGCCAAGGAAGAGAAATTGGCAAAATGTTACAACAACAGAACTTCCTCGCATTAAGGATTTGAAGCGTTCAGCCAAAACCTTGAAGGATTGGCTGGCACAAATGCAGGAGCCAGCAGTGGAAGCACCGATTCAAGTAACAGGTGTGCAGCTCAATCGCACGGAGTTTGGCTTAGAAATTGGGTTGGAAACGGAGGCAGGAAAGCCGCTGCAAATTGATGCCACCAAATTCCGAGTAGAGGGAAATAGCCTGGTTGCCGACATTCCCAACGCAGTGCTGGCACTCCCCAATGTCCAGGAATTCAATGCTGATAAACCAACAGGGGAAATTGCGAACGTCCGTGTGCGTCAAATGGATGCCACAAGGATTCGCGTCACCGTTACGGGCAATCATGCACTGCCCACGGAAGAAGTCAGCCTGAAAACGGGAGAGTTAACGTACAGCCTCAATCCGGAAGGGGAAGTACCAGAAGAAGAACTGGTGGTAACTGGAACAGGACAGCGCGGTTATTTTATTCCCGATGCGACAACGGCAACCAGAACGGATACCCCCCTGCGCGATATTCCCCAGTCGATTCAGGTGGTACCGCGACAGGTGATTGAGGATCAGAAGATTCTTCGGATTTCCGATGCGGTTCGCAATGTCAGCGGTGTGACTCCCCAGGGCGGGTATTCTGGGCTGACTGACAATTACAACATTCGGGGCTTTACCACCTACGACAACTTGAGGGATGGGTATTACGCTCAGGATAATTTGGTGAATCCGACCAACATTGAGCGGATTGAAGTGCTGAAGGGTCCCGCTTCGGTGCTGTATGGGCAGTTTGAACCGGGCGGTGTGGTGAATTATGTCACCAAGAAACCGCTGAGTGAGCCTTATTACTTTGCTGAATTTACGGCGGGAAGTTTTAGCACCTATCGTCCCTCGATCGATCTGTCTGGTCCGCTCAACACGGATAAAACCTTGCTGTATCGGCTGAATGCTGCCTACGAAAGCTCTGGCAGTTTTATTGACTTTGTTGATCAAAAACAATTCAGCATCGCGCCCTCCCTGACCTACAAAATTGGTGATGCAACATCATTAACGCTGCAATACGAATACCTCAACGCCGATCGCACCTACTATGATGGGCTGCCGCCAGACCCCAGCGTCTTTAAAGCGCCGATCAGTCGGTTTTTAGGAGAACCGGGCGATCGGTTTAAATTTGAATCGCATACCATTTTTTTAGCCCTCAACCACCGCTTTAATGAAAACCTGCGCCTCCGCAGTGCGTTTACAACGGAGTTGCGCGATACCGAGGAACCCGGAGAGTTTCGCCCGAACAGCATTGCTGCCGATGGTCGGACTGTGTTGCGGCGGTATGCAGCGGGTCCTGGTTATTACCGCAACGATGCGTTGCAAAACGATTTAATCAGCAATTTCAATACGGGTGCCATTCAACATCAACTGCTATTAGGTTTGGAGTGGAATCAATATACCTACGGCTATGATTACCTCCGCAGTTCGGTTGACCTGACCCCCAGTATTGATTTGTTCAATCCGGTATATGGTGCATCTCCGCCTCCCATCTTTGATGAGGCATCCCAGCGCGATCGCTTCCATCGCACCACGATCGGACTGTATGCCCAGGACCAAATCACCTTATTACCCAACCTGAAACTGTTAGTGGGTGGCAGGTACGACTTTATTCATCGCAAAAACCGTTCGCAACCGCTGGATGCATCTGGCAACGATCCAATTGGTGATGCGACCGAGGAACGGCTGTACAATGGCGCTTTTTCACCCCGCGTAGGCATTGTTTACCAACCGATTCCGCCGATTTCGCTGTACGCCAGCTACAGTCGATCGTTTAACCCCAGTGGTTCACGCACTGTGGATGGCAGTCTGTTACCACCAGAACGGGGCACGCAATACGAAGTGGGCATTCGGGGTGAAACCCTCAATGGCAAGCTTTCAGCCACACTCTCTGCCTATGAAATCATCAAAGCAAATGTTGCCACCGTCGATACCAACAACACCGACTTTTCCATTGCGGCAGGAGAAGTGAAAAGTCGAGGCATCGAGTTTGATGTGGTGGGGGAGATTTTACCCGGTTGGAATGTGATTGCGTCTGCGTTTGTCAACGATGCGTTTGTCAGTCGGGATAACAGCTTGCCCGTGGGCGATCGCCTGGTCAATGCGCCCAGCCAGGGAGCCAGCCTGTGGACAACCTATGAGATCCAACGGGGCAGTTTGAAAGGTTTGGGCTTTGGTGCCGGTGTCTTTTTTGTCGGCGATCGTGAAGCCGAACTGCCCAACACCTTTGAGATTCCCTCCTATGTGCGCGCCGATTCTGCCGTTTATTACAAGCGCGATCGGTGGAAAGTGGGGCTAAATTTCAAGAATCTCACCAGCACTCAATACTACGAGTCACAAGGTTACTATCTCCGTCCTGGGGCACCGTTCAGCGTTCTGGGTACAGTTTCCGTGAACTTTTGA
- a CDS encoding DUF937 domain-containing protein — protein MSVFFEILSAINNPNQQGSIDQLSQVVHSVQQLGAEQGISSSTLQTVLSSLGGLLAPALKQQGAVAGGLPLDNLTELAGAGMGAGVLSSFLTPELQQQIVQAIAQKTGLPAGTLQSLLPGLISAVTGFLSMGAGKSGVPGSNPVLSAFLDSDRDGDIDLGDAFKFATRFLNAPG, from the coding sequence ATGAGTGTATTTTTCGAGATTTTGAGTGCAATTAATAATCCTAATCAGCAGGGCAGCATTGACCAACTCAGTCAGGTGGTCCATTCCGTTCAACAGTTAGGAGCAGAGCAGGGAATCAGTTCATCTACCCTGCAAACGGTTTTGTCTAGCCTGGGTGGACTGCTTGCTCCTGCATTAAAGCAGCAAGGAGCCGTGGCGGGTGGTTTGCCCCTGGATAATTTAACTGAGCTTGCGGGTGCAGGCATGGGTGCAGGCGTTCTGTCCTCCTTTCTGACGCCCGAACTTCAGCAGCAGATTGTGCAGGCAATTGCTCAAAAAACTGGTCTCCCTGCGGGAACGCTGCAATCCCTGTTGCCCGGTTTAATTTCGGCAGTAACCGGCTTTTTAAGCATGGGTGCAGGTAAATCCGGTGTACCTGGCTCCAATCCGGTTCTGAGTGCATTTTTAGATAGCGATCGGGATGGCGACATTGACCTGGGAGATGCATTCAAATTTGCGACACGCTTCTTAAACGCTCCGGGTTAG
- a CDS encoding extracellular solute-binding protein yields MKRFRAQEASIASLGLLLALAAAPPFVRFYPVLAQSPAVDSVAPTALPSGTTVKIDGSNSLATINEALKQRFEQQYPGTKVELAYKGTDAALQALLDGKVDLVAIGRPLTAEEKARGLVVKPVTRNKIAIVVGKDNPFKKSLTLAQFAEIFRGEITDWSKLGRTAGPIRVIDRPDTSDTRQAFQNYPVFQGAPLQTGPNAVKLSEDSTDAVVKGLGTNGIGYAIADQVSGNPDVRIVAMHSTLPTSPKYPFSQPLAYVYEGT; encoded by the coding sequence ATGAAAAGATTCCGCGCACAAGAAGCTTCTATTGCCTCTTTAGGGCTTTTACTGGCTCTGGCTGCGGCTCCACCTTTTGTCAGGTTCTATCCCGTTCTGGCTCAATCTCCTGCGGTAGACTCGGTTGCTCCAACGGCTCTGCCAAGCGGCACAACGGTCAAAATCGATGGTTCAAATAGTCTGGCAACCATCAACGAGGCACTGAAACAGCGGTTTGAGCAGCAATATCCTGGTACTAAAGTTGAACTCGCCTACAAGGGAACGGATGCTGCGCTTCAAGCATTGTTAGACGGGAAAGTAGATTTGGTTGCGATCGGGCGTCCTTTAACTGCGGAGGAAAAAGCCAGGGGATTGGTGGTCAAACCTGTGACCCGCAACAAGATTGCGATCGTCGTGGGAAAGGATAATCCATTCAAGAAAAGCTTGACCCTGGCGCAGTTTGCCGAAATTTTTCGGGGTGAAATTACTGATTGGTCGAAGTTGGGGCGGACTGCGGGACCGATTCGGGTGATTGATCGACCGGATACAAGTGATACGCGGCAAGCATTTCAAAACTATCCGGTGTTTCAGGGGGCACCGTTGCAAACCGGACCCAATGCAGTCAAGCTCTCGGAAGACAGCACGGATGCGGTGGTCAAAGGGTTGGGCACAAACGGCATCGGCTATGCGATCGCCGATCAGGTTAGCGGTAATCCGGATGTGCGCATTGTGGCAATGCACAGCACCCTGCCCACGAGTCCGAAATATCCTTTTTCACAACCGCTGGCTTATGTTTATGAAGGGACCTGA
- a CDS encoding DUF433 domain-containing protein, whose protein sequence is MIGAARMEIALNQHIEITPGVRSGKPRLAGTRITVADVAIMYLRMGQSLEEIAGKYQLSLAAAHAAMAFYYDHREEIDQRTAEGEAFAEAERSKQPSLLRAKIDAMRDYA, encoded by the coding sequence ATGATTGGAGCAGCCAGGATGGAAATTGCCCTGAATCAGCATATTGAGATCACTCCAGGTGTACGTAGCGGTAAGCCCCGCCTTGCGGGAACAAGAATTACAGTGGCAGATGTCGCCATCATGTATCTGCGCATGGGACAGTCACTGGAAGAAATTGCTGGGAAATATCAATTGTCACTGGCCGCAGCTCATGCAGCGATGGCGTTTTACTACGACCACCGAGAAGAGATTGATCAGCGAACGGCTGAGGGGGAAGCCTTTGCCGAAGCGGAACGGTCGAAACAGCCCTCGCTGTTGAGAGCAAAGATTGATGCCATGAGAGATTATGCATGA
- a CDS encoding DUF4912 domain-containing protein produces the protein MIKGGGAALAGAAGATAVGKALSGDRAASEPLPLAETGRIILVPRTAEDAYAYWEVPESAKETLRHQGGEKLALRLYDVTGGVDLARQAAHNVQQYSVDELDQDRHLPISVSDRDYVAELGYIAEGDRWLTLARSKPVRVPAQFKSANG, from the coding sequence GTGATCAAAGGTGGGGGGGCTGCCCTGGCGGGAGCTGCCGGGGCAACGGCTGTGGGTAAAGCCCTGTCGGGCGATCGCGCTGCCAGCGAACCACTGCCCTTAGCAGAGACAGGCCGCATCATTCTTGTTCCGCGCACTGCTGAAGATGCCTACGCCTACTGGGAAGTCCCTGAATCGGCAAAGGAAACCCTCCGCCATCAGGGGGGAGAGAAATTGGCACTGAGACTCTACGACGTGACCGGCGGAGTTGACCTCGCTCGCCAGGCAGCCCACAATGTGCAGCAATATAGTGTGGATGAACTCGACCAGGATCGCCATCTTCCGATTTCCGTTAGCGATCGGGACTATGTAGCTGAGTTGGGCTACATCGCGGAGGGCGATCGGTGGCTCACCCTGGCTCGGTCAAAACCTGTCCGGGTGCCTGCACAGTTCAAGTCTGCGAATGGGTAA
- a CDS encoding PepSY-associated TM helix domain-containing protein: MRTNAFRNWIFKLHRTLGLVIGLVAIVVGLTGSALVFQHEMNDFLMHHQVGRIVPTGDRLDPDTVLERVKANYAAQPEVKFERVYLPAQLTDPYKVAFTSPTNGWSEIIVHPYTGAILKSQPWDTSFFGIVYRLHYALLFDQIGTTIVGVIALLMCILTITGIVLWPGWRKLLAGFKIKWAAHPKRISFDLHKVTGILAAVFLFLAFFTGFCWNFYDFTKPLIYAATLTPVPKDPVSQVVVGKAPIKLHEVLKRADAALPGTSTVSILLPEKPEGAFTVRKRFPGEVEHWGRSEVAIDQYSGAVLQVSDKHKLALGDAVMDAFAPLHYGTFGGLPTRIFYVFVGLAPLILGITGFVMWWYRWRRKKGDRIHQRTLLQSR; this comes from the coding sequence ATGCGTACTAACGCGTTCCGAAACTGGATTTTTAAGCTCCATCGCACTCTCGGTTTGGTGATTGGGTTGGTGGCGATCGTCGTTGGTTTAACGGGTAGCGCACTGGTTTTTCAACATGAAATGAATGATTTTCTGATGCATCACCAGGTAGGACGCATTGTGCCAACGGGCGATCGTCTTGATCCTGACACCGTTTTAGAACGAGTCAAGGCTAACTATGCCGCACAACCAGAGGTCAAGTTTGAACGGGTGTATCTACCAGCTCAGTTAACCGATCCCTATAAGGTTGCGTTTACCTCTCCAACCAACGGCTGGAGCGAAATCATTGTTCATCCTTACACAGGGGCTATTCTCAAATCTCAACCCTGGGATACATCTTTTTTTGGGATAGTCTACCGCTTGCACTACGCCCTTTTATTTGATCAGATTGGCACCACGATTGTGGGAGTGATTGCGCTGTTGATGTGTATTTTGACCATCACGGGCATTGTTTTGTGGCCCGGTTGGCGCAAACTGCTTGCGGGTTTCAAAATTAAGTGGGCTGCCCATCCCAAGCGCATCAGCTTTGACCTGCACAAGGTTACAGGCATCCTCGCAGCCGTGTTTCTGTTTCTAGCTTTTTTCACTGGATTCTGCTGGAATTTCTACGACTTCACGAAACCGCTGATTTATGCGGCAACCTTAACACCAGTCCCCAAAGATCCAGTTTCTCAAGTGGTGGTGGGCAAGGCACCGATCAAACTACATGAAGTTCTAAAAAGGGCAGATGCCGCTTTACCAGGAACGAGCACCGTTTCCATTCTCCTGCCAGAAAAACCAGAGGGAGCTTTTACCGTGAGAAAGCGGTTTCCCGGAGAAGTGGAGCATTGGGGACGTAGTGAGGTCGCGATCGATCAATACAGCGGTGCCGTTCTGCAAGTTTCTGATAAACACAAGCTGGCTTTAGGTGATGCTGTCATGGATGCGTTTGCACCTCTCCACTACGGCACTTTTGGAGGCTTACCCACGCGTATTTTCTATGTCTTCGTTGGGCTGGCTCCATTAATTTTGGGCATCACAGGATTTGTGATGTGGTGGTATCGATGGCGCAGGAAAAAGGGCGATCGCATCCATCAGCGAACCCTGCTTCAATCCCGATAA
- a CDS encoding DUF4912 domain-containing protein, which yields MKGPEPSPGVKVFLGYAIAPENQQVVEQARVAEATKAPTTEPSPAATIAPEATSPNGAVSPQATVSPDTAFVPPGSGIDTVSNPVPWWGWWLSIPLLGGVLWWLLKDQGAGALAGAPLAAAAATGDPASRIILVPRNCRDAYAYWEVPEATHADLQRQGGEQLAVRLYDVTDINLDHQNPHSVQQFNSDGQSPDLHLPIQVDDRDYIAELGYVTHDNRWLKIARSEHVRVPACVPTGDGFQPAARTTTQPFSAG from the coding sequence ATGAAGGGACCTGAACCCAGTCCTGGAGTAAAGGTGTTTCTGGGGTACGCGATCGCGCCTGAAAATCAGCAGGTCGTTGAGCAAGCCAGGGTCGCAGAAGCAACGAAAGCGCCGACTACTGAACCCTCCCCAGCAGCGACCATTGCTCCGGAGGCAACTTCTCCCAATGGGGCAGTTTCCCCGCAGGCAACGGTTTCGCCTGACACCGCCTTTGTGCCACCTGGCAGCGGGATAGACACGGTGAGTAATCCCGTTCCCTGGTGGGGTTGGTGGCTCTCAATTCCACTTCTGGGTGGGGTACTCTGGTGGCTGCTGAAAGACCAGGGGGCAGGGGCATTAGCAGGCGCGCCCCTTGCGGCAGCAGCGGCTACAGGTGATCCCGCCAGCCGAATTATCCTTGTACCCCGCAATTGCCGGGATGCTTACGCCTACTGGGAAGTTCCAGAAGCGACCCACGCAGACCTCCAGCGTCAGGGTGGAGAACAACTAGCAGTCCGGCTATACGATGTCACAGATATTAACCTGGATCACCAAAATCCCCACAGTGTCCAGCAATTTAATAGTGATGGGCAATCGCCTGATTTGCATCTGCCGATTCAAGTAGACGATCGCGATTACATTGCCGAATTGGGTTATGTTACCCATGACAATCGCTGGCTGAAGATCGCCCGCTCTGAGCATGTGCGCGTGCCTGCCTGTGTTCCCACTGGGGATGGCTTCCAACCAGCAGCCAGGACGACAACCCAGCCCTTCTCGGCTGGGTAG